A portion of the Myxococcaceae bacterium JPH2 genome contains these proteins:
- a CDS encoding glycosyltransferase family 2 protein encodes MGKYPSISLFFPAWNEEDYVERAVERALEALARLTDDYEVIIVNDASTDRTQEICDALAAKHPQVRVITHPENLKLGGAMRTGFSSSTKDIIAYSDIDLPWDMRELERALHLMEYLEADMICAFRFDRTSEGPKRIIYSFVYNMLIRSLFDIQIKDVNFSFKVMHRRVLESIELKSQGSFIDAELVVKAIRKGFRVFQMGVDYFPRTRGISTLASPSVIVKMVKELVRLYPETRTPTAPQQPVRLPPTVAALRTPPAPGRAARG; translated from the coding sequence GTGGGCAAGTACCCGAGCATCAGCCTCTTTTTTCCCGCGTGGAATGAAGAGGATTACGTCGAGCGAGCCGTCGAACGCGCCCTGGAGGCGCTGGCGCGACTGACCGACGACTACGAAGTCATCATCGTCAACGACGCATCCACGGATCGGACGCAGGAAATCTGTGACGCGCTGGCCGCGAAGCATCCGCAGGTCCGCGTCATCACGCATCCGGAGAACCTGAAGCTGGGCGGCGCGATGCGCACCGGCTTCTCGTCGTCGACGAAGGACATCATCGCCTACTCCGACATCGACCTGCCGTGGGACATGCGCGAGCTGGAGCGCGCGCTGCATCTCATGGAGTACCTGGAGGCGGACATGATCTGCGCCTTCCGGTTCGACCGCACGAGCGAGGGTCCCAAGCGGATCATCTACTCGTTCGTCTACAACATGCTCATCCGCTCCTTGTTCGACATCCAGATCAAGGACGTGAACTTCAGCTTCAAGGTGATGCACCGCCGCGTGCTGGAGTCCATCGAGCTCAAGAGCCAGGGCTCGTTCATCGACGCCGAGCTGGTGGTGAAGGCCATCCGCAAGGGCTTCCGCGTGTTCCAGATGGGCGTGGACTACTTCCCGCGCACGCGTGGCATCTCCACGCTGGCCTCGCCCTCGGTCATCGTGAAGATGGTGAAGGAGCTGGTGCGGCTGTACCCGGAGACGCGCACCCCGACGGCGCCGCAGCAGCCGGTGCGCCTGCCGCCGACGGTGGCCGCCCTGCGCACGCCGCCCGCCCCGGGCCGAGCCGCGCGCGGCTGA
- a CDS encoding diguanylate cyclase gives MESPFYGDTVKSRPYSLLVVDDSQAVLPKLARALGPEDFALRVARTGPEVLRLAREVDGVVLCLSASAPSAGVALLDRLGAAEAERTPPVLVLAPAEARAAWLAALHKGAEVVLTPWDEDELLARLLRGLHAHARMEALASQVGELRHLSVTDGLTQVHNHRYFQERVREEFRRAQRYDDALSLILLDLDHFKAVNDRYGHGTGDDVLREVAAALQRSVRETDLVARYGGEEFAVLLPRTHVTGALTVAERVRQELSELQLGPERTLRVTASLGVSGFPHRTVLSPEQLLLTSDEALYRAKREGRDRICLHPQLSLFAPPTSQSS, from the coding sequence ATGGAGTCACCATTTTACGGTGACACTGTGAAATCCAGGCCCTACTCCCTGCTGGTGGTCGACGATTCCCAGGCCGTACTCCCCAAGCTGGCGCGCGCGCTGGGCCCCGAGGACTTCGCGCTGCGCGTGGCGCGCACGGGCCCCGAAGTCTTGCGTCTGGCGCGCGAGGTGGATGGCGTGGTGCTGTGCCTGAGCGCCAGCGCTCCCTCGGCGGGCGTGGCCCTGCTCGACAGGTTGGGCGCCGCGGAGGCGGAGCGGACGCCGCCCGTGCTCGTGCTCGCGCCCGCCGAGGCCCGCGCCGCGTGGCTGGCCGCCCTCCACAAAGGGGCTGAGGTCGTTTTGACCCCATGGGATGAGGATGAGCTGCTCGCTCGGCTGCTGCGGGGCCTGCACGCACATGCTCGGATGGAGGCCCTGGCCTCGCAGGTGGGGGAGCTGCGACACCTGTCGGTGACAGATGGGCTGACCCAGGTGCACAACCACCGCTACTTCCAGGAGCGGGTGCGCGAGGAGTTCCGTCGGGCCCAGCGCTACGACGACGCGCTGTCGCTCATCCTCCTGGACCTGGACCACTTCAAGGCGGTGAACGACCGCTATGGCCACGGCACCGGCGACGACGTGCTGCGCGAGGTGGCCGCCGCCCTCCAGCGCAGCGTGCGTGAGACGGACCTCGTGGCCCGCTACGGCGGCGAGGAGTTCGCCGTGCTGCTGCCCCGCACGCACGTGACAGGCGCCCTCACCGTGGCCGAGCGGGTCCGCCAGGAGCTGAGCGAACTCCAGCTCGGGCCCGAGCGGACCCTGCGCGTGACGGCCTCCCTGGGCGTCTCCGGCTTCCCCCACCGCACCGTGCTCTCGCCCGAGCAGCTCCTGCTCACCTCCGACGAGGCCCTCTACCGAGCCAAGCGCGAGGGCCGCGACCGCATCTGCCTGCACCCCCAGCTCTCCCTCTTCGCGCCCCCCACCTCGCAGAGCAGCTGA
- a CDS encoding response regulator, translated as MGPQVAQVHAQEAVPRGRLLLVDDEENILKSIRRVLRRGDWDIETATDAEQGLRLLERFHPEVVISDFRMPGMNGVEFLTRVKQQEPRAQRIMLTGQADQQAIEEAINRSEIFRFISKPWNDSHLVLTVKSAFEQYALQAENERLYRVTQEQNAELKRLNADLEERVAQRTRMLSLAKREWELSFDCMETPLAVVRTRDFAVRRANVAYAQVAHRSIEEIPSDTPCHRYLFGRDEPCVGCPLPAAMESGKGARGEVQQAGRTYVVAAYPFAGDDRAVCTYRDVTEEQAITRRLIETEKMAAVGQLAGGVAHEINNPLGGILAFAQLMSRDAGRVDSDLESLKLIEESALRCKRIVESLLKFSRHSRVEDRRLFDVSKCVEDAAVLFRAQLKSTPKVELSLGLMEGLPKVYGDPGQLAQVVLNLLQNGLQALPTPEGKLTLETGRDGDRCFFAVSDTGSGIEERYLPRIFEPSFTTKPPGEGTGLGLSIAYRIVQDHGGSFHVDTQPGSGSRFTVFLPIPLQLERLP; from the coding sequence ATGGGGCCTCAGGTGGCACAGGTGCACGCACAGGAAGCAGTCCCTCGCGGGAGACTGCTGCTCGTGGACGACGAGGAGAACATCCTCAAGTCCATCCGCCGCGTGCTGCGTCGCGGTGACTGGGACATCGAGACGGCGACGGACGCGGAGCAGGGGCTGCGGTTGCTCGAGCGGTTCCACCCGGAGGTCGTCATCTCGGACTTCCGGATGCCGGGGATGAACGGGGTGGAGTTCCTCACCCGCGTGAAGCAGCAGGAGCCGCGCGCCCAGCGCATCATGCTCACCGGGCAGGCGGATCAGCAGGCCATCGAGGAGGCCATCAACCGCTCGGAGATCTTCCGCTTCATCTCCAAGCCGTGGAACGACAGCCACCTGGTGCTCACGGTGAAGAGCGCGTTCGAGCAGTACGCGCTCCAAGCGGAGAACGAGCGGCTGTACCGCGTGACGCAGGAGCAGAACGCGGAGCTCAAGCGCCTCAACGCGGACCTGGAAGAGCGCGTCGCGCAGCGCACGCGCATGCTCAGCCTGGCCAAGCGCGAGTGGGAGCTGTCGTTCGACTGCATGGAGACGCCGCTGGCGGTGGTGCGCACGCGCGACTTCGCCGTGCGCCGCGCCAACGTGGCCTACGCGCAGGTGGCGCACCGCTCCATCGAGGAGATTCCCTCCGATACGCCCTGCCATCGCTATCTCTTCGGCCGTGACGAGCCGTGCGTGGGCTGTCCGCTGCCCGCGGCCATGGAAAGCGGCAAGGGCGCGCGCGGCGAGGTCCAGCAGGCGGGGCGCACCTACGTGGTGGCCGCCTATCCCTTCGCGGGAGATGACCGCGCGGTGTGCACGTACCGCGACGTCACCGAGGAGCAGGCCATCACCCGCCGGCTTATTGAGACCGAGAAGATGGCGGCAGTGGGGCAGCTCGCGGGCGGCGTGGCGCACGAAATCAACAACCCGCTGGGAGGCATCCTCGCCTTCGCGCAGCTCATGTCGCGCGACGCGGGCCGTGTCGACTCGGACCTCGAGTCGCTCAAGCTCATCGAGGAGAGCGCGCTGCGCTGCAAGCGCATCGTGGAAAGCCTGCTGAAGTTCAGCCGCCACAGCCGCGTGGAGGACCGTCGCCTGTTCGACGTGTCCAAGTGCGTGGAGGACGCGGCGGTGCTCTTCCGCGCGCAGCTCAAGTCCACGCCCAAGGTGGAGCTGTCCCTGGGGCTCATGGAGGGGTTGCCCAAGGTGTACGGCGACCCCGGCCAGCTCGCGCAGGTGGTGCTCAACCTGCTGCAGAACGGCTTGCAGGCGCTGCCGACGCCCGAGGGGAAGCTGACGCTGGAGACGGGTCGCGACGGCGACCGGTGCTTCTTCGCGGTGTCGGACACCGGCTCGGGCATCGAGGAGCGCTACCTGCCGCGCATCTTCGAGCCGTCCTTCACCACCAAGCCCCCTGGCGAGGGCACGGGCCTGGGCCTGTCCATCGCCTACCGCATCGTCCAGGACCACGGGGGGAGCTTCCACGTGGATACCCAGCCCGGCTCGGGTTCTCGCTTCACCGTCTTCCTGCCTATTCCCCTGCAGCTCGAGAGGTTGCCGTGA
- a CDS encoding sigma-54-dependent Fis family transcriptional regulator, producing the protein MTQIKRAKVLVVDDDSVVLKAVTQILQREGHPVVAIDDAVEGLTAAKDPTIDVVVLDIKMPHLSGMDLLRAIKADRPDVEVIMMTAFATVETAVEAVKAGAYDYLTKPFENIDEVSLTVAKAAERKALKDRTRALEEALTVRSQFEDLIGQSSQMRAVFKLVETVSHSTATVLIQGESGTGKELVARAIHYRSARRDKPFVAVNCSALTETLLESELFGHVKGSFTGATGNKKGLFEAADGGTIFLDEIGDVPPATQVRLLRVLQEGEVKRVGANEPVKVDVRVIAATHVDLSRAKEQGKFREDLFYRLNVITIDLPPLRDRPEDVPLLAHHFLKLYTAKADKKVTGISPRAMEALTCNRWTGNVRELENVIERAVVLTANDFIDVEDLPPGFQAAPQADSAVEVFSLAHLPYAQAKRLAMRAFERRYLSALLEKNNHNVSSAARAAGVDRSNFRRLLKQYEVAGRSMKPRPKGPEGSDDTALEAAS; encoded by the coding sequence GTGACCCAAATCAAGCGCGCCAAAGTCCTCGTGGTGGATGACGACTCCGTCGTCCTCAAGGCCGTCACGCAGATTCTCCAGCGAGAGGGCCACCCGGTCGTGGCCATCGATGACGCGGTGGAGGGGCTGACGGCGGCCAAGGACCCGACCATCGACGTGGTCGTGCTCGACATCAAGATGCCGCACCTGTCCGGCATGGACCTCTTGCGCGCCATCAAGGCGGACCGCCCGGACGTGGAGGTCATCATGATGACCGCCTTCGCCACGGTGGAGACCGCGGTGGAGGCCGTGAAGGCCGGGGCCTACGACTACCTCACCAAGCCCTTCGAGAACATCGACGAGGTGAGCCTCACGGTGGCCAAGGCGGCCGAGCGCAAGGCGCTCAAGGACCGCACCCGCGCGCTGGAGGAGGCCCTCACGGTCCGCAGCCAGTTCGAGGACCTCATCGGCCAGTCGTCGCAGATGCGCGCCGTGTTCAAGCTGGTGGAGACGGTGAGCCACTCCACGGCCACGGTGCTCATCCAAGGTGAGAGCGGCACCGGCAAGGAGCTGGTGGCGCGCGCCATCCACTACCGCAGCGCCCGGCGCGACAAGCCGTTCGTCGCGGTGAACTGTTCGGCCCTCACCGAGACGCTGCTGGAAAGCGAGCTGTTCGGCCACGTGAAGGGCAGCTTCACGGGCGCCACCGGCAACAAGAAGGGCCTCTTCGAGGCGGCCGACGGCGGCACCATCTTCCTGGATGAAATTGGCGACGTGCCTCCCGCCACCCAGGTGCGATTGCTGCGCGTGTTGCAAGAGGGCGAGGTCAAGCGCGTGGGCGCCAACGAGCCCGTGAAGGTGGACGTGCGCGTCATCGCCGCCACGCACGTGGACCTCTCTCGCGCCAAGGAGCAGGGCAAGTTCCGCGAGGACCTGTTCTACCGGCTCAACGTCATCACCATCGACCTGCCGCCCCTGCGCGACCGCCCCGAGGACGTGCCGCTGCTGGCGCACCACTTCCTCAAGCTCTACACGGCCAAGGCGGACAAGAAGGTCACGGGCATCAGCCCGCGCGCCATGGAGGCCCTCACCTGCAACCGGTGGACGGGCAACGTGCGCGAGCTGGAGAACGTCATCGAGCGCGCGGTGGTCCTCACCGCCAACGACTTCATCGACGTGGAGGACCTGCCGCCCGGCTTCCAGGCGGCGCCGCAGGCGGACTCGGCGGTGGAGGTGTTCAGCCTGGCCCACCTGCCGTATGCCCAGGCCAAGCGGCTGGCCATGCGCGCCTTCGAGCGGCGCTACCTCTCCGCGCTCCTGGAGAAGAACAACCACAACGTGTCCAGCGCCGCGCGCGCGGCCGGGGTGGACCGCTCCAACTTCCGCCGCCTGCTCAAGCAGTACGAGGTGGCGGGCCGCTCCATGAAGCCGCGTCCCAAGGGGCCCGAGGGCAGCGACGACACCGCGCTGGAGGCGGCGTCGTAG
- a CDS encoding replication-associated recombination protein A → MDLFEHAGLKEQAAQAPLAERMRPTTLAEFLGQEHLTGEGRFLRRALEQDRVPSLILWGPPGTGKTTLAQLVARSTGAAFEALSAVLAGVKDIRETVARAQERWKMNRQRTFLFIDEIHRFNKAQQDALLPHVEKGTVTLIGATTENPSFEVNAALLSRARVVTLRGLEEDELVSLLRRAVGDPRGLAGKVQVDDEALAFIAEAAGGDARKALTALEVAAAYGGAQVDRKAAEESLQQKMLLYDKGGEEHYNVVSAFIKSMRGSDVDAALYWMTRMLEAGEDPVFIFRRMVIFASEDVGNADPRALSVAVDALRAFQLMGLPEGTLPLTQAVTYLALAPKSNAVITAYAAARAAVTQEGALPVPMHLRNAPTKLMKSLGYGGGYKYPHNFEGHYVPENYLPEALRSRHFYNPSQNGFERELSERYEDIQRQLAARRVTESEPGEDG, encoded by the coding sequence ATGGACCTCTTCGAACACGCGGGCCTCAAGGAGCAGGCCGCCCAGGCCCCGCTCGCCGAGCGCATGCGGCCCACCACCCTGGCCGAGTTTCTGGGCCAGGAGCACCTCACGGGCGAGGGGCGCTTCCTGCGCCGGGCGCTGGAGCAGGACCGGGTGCCCAGCCTCATCCTCTGGGGCCCCCCGGGGACTGGAAAGACGACGCTCGCACAGCTCGTGGCCCGCAGCACGGGCGCCGCGTTCGAGGCGCTGTCCGCCGTGCTCGCGGGCGTGAAGGACATCCGCGAGACGGTGGCGCGCGCGCAGGAGCGCTGGAAGATGAACCGGCAGCGCACCTTCCTGTTCATCGACGAGATCCACCGCTTCAACAAGGCCCAGCAGGACGCGCTGTTGCCCCACGTGGAGAAGGGCACGGTGACGCTCATCGGCGCCACCACGGAGAACCCCTCGTTCGAGGTGAACGCCGCGCTCCTCTCCCGCGCGCGCGTCGTCACGTTGCGAGGGCTCGAAGAGGACGAGCTGGTATCGCTGCTGCGCCGCGCGGTGGGAGACCCACGGGGGCTCGCGGGCAAGGTGCAGGTGGATGACGAGGCGCTGGCCTTCATCGCGGAGGCGGCGGGCGGCGACGCACGCAAGGCGCTCACCGCGCTGGAGGTGGCCGCGGCCTACGGGGGCGCGCAGGTGGACCGCAAGGCCGCCGAGGAGTCGCTCCAGCAGAAGATGCTGCTCTACGACAAGGGCGGCGAGGAGCACTACAACGTCGTCAGCGCCTTCATCAAATCCATGCGCGGCAGCGACGTGGACGCGGCGCTCTACTGGATGACGCGCATGCTGGAGGCGGGCGAGGACCCCGTCTTCATCTTCCGCCGCATGGTCATCTTCGCGTCGGAGGACGTGGGAAACGCGGACCCTCGCGCCTTGAGCGTGGCGGTGGACGCGCTGCGAGCCTTCCAGTTGATGGGCCTGCCCGAGGGCACCCTGCCCCTCACCCAGGCCGTCACGTACCTGGCGCTGGCGCCCAAGTCGAACGCGGTGATTACCGCCTACGCCGCCGCGCGCGCCGCCGTCACGCAGGAGGGCGCGCTGCCCGTGCCCATGCACCTGCGCAACGCGCCCACCAAGCTGATGAAGTCGCTGGGCTACGGCGGCGGCTATAAGTACCCGCACAACTTCGAGGGCCACTACGTCCCCGAGAACTACCTGCCCGAGGCCCTGCGCTCGCGGCACTTCTACAACCCCTCGCAGAACGGCTTCGAACGAGAGCTGTCCGAGCGCTACGAGGACATCCAGCGCCAGCTCGCTGCCCGTCGCGTGACGGAGAGCGAGCCGGGCGAGGACGGGTGA
- a CDS encoding NAD(+)/NADH kinase: MQTLAIVAKRDKPEAVALAVQIRERYPHLTVLADRTLAQTLGWPRVTDRELATRSDLVVVLGGDGTLIYAARMLSGRGVPILGVNLGSLGFMTEIPVEELFSTLSEVLEGRFQTDSRMKLSCRLLREGKVLVEDEVLNDIVINKGALARIADHETSIDGVPITTYKADGVILATPTGSTAYSLSAGGPIVHPSVDCTVLSPICSHALTQRSIVVPADRVIRITLRSETADTYLTLDGQTGHSLQGGDCIEVVRSSNRVNLVRNPRVAYFTILRQKLHWGER, encoded by the coding sequence GTGCAGACCCTGGCAATTGTCGCGAAGAGGGATAAACCCGAGGCCGTGGCGCTGGCGGTGCAGATCCGCGAGCGCTACCCCCACCTGACCGTCCTGGCGGACCGGACCCTGGCGCAGACGCTGGGCTGGCCGCGGGTGACGGACCGGGAGCTGGCCACCCGCTCGGACCTGGTGGTGGTGCTCGGCGGAGATGGCACGCTCATCTACGCAGCGCGCATGCTCTCGGGGCGAGGCGTCCCCATCCTGGGCGTCAACCTGGGCAGCCTGGGCTTCATGACCGAGATTCCGGTCGAGGAGCTGTTCTCTACGCTGTCCGAGGTGCTGGAGGGGCGCTTCCAGACGGACTCGCGCATGAAGCTGTCGTGCCGGCTCCTGCGCGAGGGCAAGGTGCTCGTCGAGGACGAGGTGCTCAACGACATCGTCATCAACAAGGGCGCCCTGGCGCGCATCGCGGACCACGAGACGTCCATCGATGGGGTGCCCATCACCACGTACAAGGCGGACGGCGTCATCCTCGCGACGCCCACGGGCTCCACCGCGTACTCGCTGTCGGCGGGGGGGCCCATCGTCCATCCCTCGGTGGACTGCACGGTGCTGTCGCCCATCTGCTCGCACGCGCTCACGCAGCGCTCGATTGTCGTCCCCGCGGACCGCGTCATCCGCATCACGCTGCGCAGCGAGACGGCGGACACCTACCTCACGTTGGATGGGCAGACGGGCCACTCGCTGCAAGGCGGGGACTGCATCGAGGTGGTGCGCTCGTCCAACCGCGTGAACCTGGTGCGCAACCCGCGCGTGGCCTACTTCACCATCCTCCGGCAGAAGCTCCACTGGGGAGAGCGCTGA
- a CDS encoding YdcF family protein, translating to MFLFLSKVLDLLLAPLTWALVGLVAGTVLARRWPRGSRVLLGLGLAVLLAFSSEPVSAWLTRATEASAVSTWREEVVYDAVIVLGGGLDPSASERTGQPEYNAAVERVLRGFELLRAGRARQVLLSGGSLDPRPEAVVEADVLAKQLQEWGIAPERIITEGRSRNTRENALESARIIRERGWRSLLLVTSAAHMPRAAGCFAAVGLHPDTLVVDVRASNTPLSRMSWLPRAGALSQSTDVLRELAGRWVYRVRGWTAP from the coding sequence ATGTTCCTCTTCCTGTCGAAGGTGCTGGACCTGCTCCTCGCGCCGCTGACGTGGGCGCTCGTGGGCCTCGTGGCGGGCACGGTGCTCGCGCGCCGCTGGCCCCGGGGCTCGCGGGTGTTGTTGGGCCTAGGGCTCGCGGTGCTGCTGGCCTTCTCGTCCGAGCCCGTGTCCGCATGGCTTACGCGCGCCACCGAGGCGAGCGCGGTGAGCACCTGGCGCGAGGAGGTCGTCTACGACGCGGTCATCGTCCTGGGCGGTGGGTTGGACCCCTCGGCCTCCGAGCGCACGGGGCAGCCCGAGTACAACGCGGCCGTGGAGCGCGTGCTGCGCGGCTTCGAGTTGCTGCGCGCGGGCAGGGCGCGGCAGGTGCTGCTGTCCGGTGGCTCGTTGGATCCGCGCCCGGAGGCGGTGGTGGAGGCGGACGTGCTCGCGAAGCAGCTCCAGGAATGGGGCATCGCGCCCGAGCGCATCATCACCGAGGGCCGGAGCCGCAACACGCGCGAGAACGCCTTGGAGTCCGCGCGCATCATCCGTGAGCGGGGCTGGCGCTCGCTGCTCCTGGTGACGAGCGCCGCGCACATGCCTCGCGCGGCCGGCTGCTTCGCCGCGGTGGGGCTGCACCCGGACACGCTCGTGGTGGACGTGCGCGCCTCGAATACGCCGCTGTCGCGCATGAGCTGGTTGCCGCGCGCGGGCGCGCTCAGCCAGAGCACGGATGTGCTGCGAGAGCTGGCCGGGCGCTGGGTGTACCGCGTGCGCGGGTGGACCGCGCCCTGA
- a CDS encoding c-type cytochrome, translating to MSRAARLGLLALLALGGCGETKDTRPTEPPTTQPPVTPEPPARHDVVEEGEERPGGTTSVADSSASAFTRPAANLTLERRTEFLVGEALFEADWMAAPGARADRDGLGPLFHSVSCVACHLGHGRGRAPAVGEVADTLLVRLSVPGRDAHGAPVPEPTYGDQLQPRAIPGVPAEGQVRARWTEVSGTFTDGTAYALTHPEFLLQGLAHGPMSPDLRTSARVAQPMIGLGLLAAVTETDLLSWADADDANGDGISGRPNRVWNRRLGATVVGRFGWKANQPDLEHQNAGALLGDLGLTSPLLPTENCMPGQAACQAQPSGGAPEVNARQAAALDFFSHTLATPTRSGVDAPAVLRGKGLFHELGCAKCHRPSYVTGTLEGYPELSGQRIWPYSDLLLHDLGEGLADGREDFEATGREWRTPPLWGVGRTRMVSGHTRFLHDGRARSLTEAILWHGGEAAPAQARFRALSEDARAAVVTFLESL from the coding sequence GTGAGCCGCGCCGCCCGGCTCGGGCTGCTCGCCCTGCTCGCGCTGGGCGGCTGCGGTGAGACGAAGGACACGCGGCCCACGGAGCCGCCCACCACCCAACCGCCCGTCACGCCCGAGCCTCCCGCCCGCCACGACGTGGTGGAGGAAGGCGAGGAGCGACCCGGAGGCACCACCAGCGTGGCCGACTCGAGCGCGAGCGCCTTCACGCGACCCGCCGCGAACCTCACGCTGGAGCGCCGCACCGAGTTCCTGGTGGGCGAGGCCCTCTTCGAAGCGGACTGGATGGCCGCACCGGGTGCTCGCGCGGACCGTGATGGACTGGGTCCCCTCTTCCACTCCGTCTCGTGCGTCGCGTGCCATCTCGGTCATGGCCGAGGCCGCGCACCCGCGGTGGGCGAGGTGGCCGACACGCTGCTCGTGCGCCTGTCAGTGCCCGGGCGCGACGCACACGGCGCTCCCGTTCCCGAGCCCACGTACGGAGACCAGCTCCAGCCGCGAGCCATCCCCGGCGTGCCCGCGGAGGGCCAGGTGCGCGCCCGCTGGACCGAGGTGTCCGGCACGTTCACCGATGGCACGGCCTACGCGCTGACCCATCCAGAGTTCCTGTTGCAGGGGCTGGCCCACGGGCCGATGTCGCCGGACCTGCGCACCTCCGCGCGCGTGGCGCAGCCCATGATTGGCCTGGGCCTGCTCGCAGCGGTGACCGAGACGGACCTGCTGTCCTGGGCAGACGCCGACGATGCGAATGGCGATGGCATCTCCGGTCGGCCGAACCGCGTCTGGAATCGGCGGCTCGGCGCCACGGTGGTGGGGCGCTTCGGGTGGAAGGCCAATCAGCCGGACCTGGAGCACCAGAACGCGGGCGCGCTCCTGGGTGACCTCGGGCTGACGTCTCCGTTGCTGCCCACCGAGAACTGCATGCCGGGGCAGGCTGCGTGTCAGGCCCAACCATCGGGAGGCGCGCCCGAGGTGAACGCGCGACAGGCCGCGGCGCTCGACTTCTTCAGCCACACCCTGGCCACGCCCACGCGCTCGGGCGTGGATGCGCCGGCGGTGCTGCGAGGCAAAGGCCTGTTCCATGAATTGGGCTGCGCGAAGTGCCACCGGCCCTCGTACGTGACCGGGACACTGGAGGGATACCCGGAGCTGTCTGGCCAGCGCATCTGGCCGTACTCGGACCTGTTGCTGCACGACCTGGGCGAGGGGCTCGCGGACGGACGCGAAGACTTCGAAGCCACGGGCCGCGAGTGGCGCACCCCGCCGCTGTGGGGCGTGGGCCGAACCCGCATGGTGAGTGGCCACACGCGCTTCCTGCACGACGGCCGCGCGCGCTCGCTCACCGAGGCCATCCTCTGGCACGGAGGAGAAGCAGCGCCCGCGCAAGCGCGCTTCCGCGCACTGTCCGAGGACGCACGCGCCGCGGTGGTCACCTTCCTCGAGTCGCTCTAG